One genomic region from Streptomyces sp. NBC_00582 encodes:
- a CDS encoding DUF429 domain-containing protein, translating to MRTVGVDLSARPRRTAACVIDWSGKRAVVHAPVLRCTDETLLELLTALGEEDRAGVDCPFGWPVAFVEAMAAHAAPHPDWPGRDTEGDEDLRALRYRRTDLLAARHAPRLPLSVSFDKLGSVAARWARLQARLARLGHPVDRTGAGRVAEVYPAAARHRWGLTLGTVAELTAAAPWLHIPDAARRTYAADRDAYDALIASLAARAIAVGRTAWPTAEDAATARTEGWIHIPEPDSLPDLPRD from the coding sequence ATGCGCACCGTCGGCGTGGATCTCTCCGCGCGCCCCCGTCGTACCGCCGCCTGTGTGATCGACTGGTCCGGGAAGCGGGCCGTCGTCCACGCCCCCGTCCTGCGCTGCACCGACGAAACACTGCTGGAGCTGCTCACGGCCCTGGGGGAGGAGGACCGGGCCGGGGTGGACTGCCCCTTCGGCTGGCCCGTCGCGTTCGTCGAGGCGATGGCCGCCCACGCCGCCCCGCACCCCGACTGGCCGGGCCGTGACACCGAGGGCGACGAGGACCTGCGGGCCCTGCGCTATCGACGTACCGATCTGCTCGCCGCCCGCCACGCACCGCGCCTGCCCCTGTCGGTCTCCTTCGACAAGCTCGGCTCCGTCGCCGCCCGCTGGGCCCGCCTCCAGGCCCGGCTGGCCCGGCTCGGCCACCCGGTGGACCGCACGGGAGCCGGCAGGGTGGCCGAGGTGTACCCGGCCGCCGCCCGGCACCGATGGGGTCTGACCCTCGGCACGGTGGCCGAACTGACCGCCGCCGCCCCCTGGCTGCACATCCCCGACGCGGCACGCCGGACGTACGCCGCCGACCGGGACGCCTACGACGCCCTCATCGCCTCGCTGGCCGCCCGGGCGATCGCCGTGGGGCGCACCGCGTGGCCCACCGCCGAGGACGCCGCGACCGCCCGCACCGAAGGCTGGATCCACATCCCCGAACCCGACTCCCTCCCTGACCTCCCGCGGGACTGA
- a CDS encoding pyridoxamine 5'-phosphate oxidase family protein: protein MVQNDAFRALDRQECLRLLAKVPVGRVVYTRHALPAVLPVNFTLDPDASVVLRTSAASDLVRAIDGVVVAFEADEWHAATQSGWSVVVTGQAAVVTDPAEHDRLSESGPTSWMPIRDGVFVRIDPGMVTGREVIGARDSA from the coding sequence ATGGTTCAGAACGATGCCTTTCGTGCGCTCGACCGGCAGGAGTGCCTGCGCCTGCTGGCGAAGGTGCCGGTCGGCCGTGTGGTGTACACCCGACACGCGCTGCCCGCGGTCCTCCCCGTGAACTTCACCCTCGATCCGGACGCCTCCGTGGTGCTGCGCACCTCGGCCGCCTCGGACCTGGTCCGTGCGATCGACGGCGTCGTGGTCGCCTTCGAGGCGGACGAGTGGCATGCGGCCACCCAGTCCGGCTGGAGTGTCGTCGTCACGGGCCAGGCGGCCGTGGTGACGGACCCCGCCGAGCACGATCGCCTGTCCGAGAGCGGTCCCACCTCCTGGATGCCGATCCGGGACGGGGTCTTCGTACGGATCGATCCCGGGATGGTCACCGGGCGCGAGGTGATCGGGGCCCGGGACAGCGCCTGA
- a CDS encoding universal stress protein, with product MPVITVGLDGSPESLAAADWAAREAAQQEALLRLVHAEEPVVPLYAPLGGVPAPGLLTAQRAWAEQLLRDTRSRLERRRPDLRVTTEEIRRPAVPALLSAAEDADLLVLGSRGLGTVTGFLVGSVALAVVARAERPVVLVRSGGRAEDEHLPDASGAPSETTPYRDVVLGVDLEHPADAVIAFAFEAARRRASGLRVVHGWNPAAVYGYGAVLDSGLDAELAQEARHGLREVLRPWRDKFPGVEVREQTVVGGAGRHLVHAARDAALVVVGRERRRTPLAGRIGPVTHAVLQHASAPVAVVPHD from the coding sequence ATGCCCGTCATCACCGTCGGTCTCGACGGCTCGCCCGAGAGTCTCGCCGCCGCGGACTGGGCCGCCCGCGAGGCGGCCCAGCAGGAGGCGCTCCTGCGGCTCGTCCACGCCGAGGAACCGGTGGTCCCCCTCTACGCGCCGCTCGGCGGGGTCCCCGCGCCCGGACTGCTCACCGCACAGCGCGCCTGGGCCGAGCAGCTGCTCCGGGACACCCGGTCCCGGCTCGAACGGCGCCGCCCCGATCTGCGCGTCACCACCGAGGAGATCCGCCGGCCGGCGGTGCCGGCCCTGCTGTCCGCCGCCGAGGACGCCGACCTGCTGGTCCTGGGCTCCCGCGGCCTCGGCACCGTCACCGGCTTCCTCGTCGGCTCCGTCGCCCTCGCCGTCGTGGCGCGTGCCGAGCGGCCTGTCGTCCTCGTCCGGTCCGGCGGGCGCGCCGAGGACGAGCATCTGCCGGACGCCTCCGGCGCCCCGTCGGAGACCACGCCGTACCGCGACGTCGTGCTCGGCGTGGACCTGGAGCACCCGGCCGACGCCGTCATCGCGTTCGCCTTCGAGGCCGCCCGGCGCCGCGCGTCCGGTCTGCGGGTCGTCCACGGCTGGAACCCCGCGGCCGTCTACGGCTACGGCGCCGTCCTCGACTCGGGCCTCGACGCGGAACTGGCCCAGGAGGCGCGGCACGGGCTGCGCGAGGTGCTGCGGCCCTGGCGGGACAAGTTCCCCGGCGTGGAGGTCCGCGAGCAGACGGTCGTCGGCGGCGCCGGACGCCATCTCGTGCACGCCGCACGCGACGCCGCGCTGGTCGTCGTGGGCCGGGAAAGGCGCCGCACCCCGCTCGCCGGCCGCATCGGCCCGGTGACGCACGCCGTCCTGCAGCACGCCTCGGCGCCGGTCGCCGTCGTCCCGCACGACTGA
- a CDS encoding cyclic nucleotide-binding domain-containing protein, translating into MIDIPAPTMLRALPAEHRARLLRVAREVSFPQGTRLFEEGGRADRFWIVRTGTVELDLRVPGRRPAVIESLRHNELVGWSWLFTPHVWHLGAEAATPVRAYEFDATAVRMMCKEDPDLGRAVGQWVGDVLAHRLRSTRTRLLDLYAPWGAGSAV; encoded by the coding sequence ATGATCGACATCCCCGCACCCACCATGCTGCGCGCCCTGCCCGCCGAGCACCGTGCGCGGCTGCTGCGCGTCGCCCGCGAGGTGTCCTTCCCGCAGGGGACACGTCTGTTCGAGGAGGGCGGCCGGGCCGACCGGTTCTGGATCGTCCGTACCGGCACGGTCGAGCTGGACCTGCGGGTGCCCGGCCGCCGCCCGGCCGTCATCGAGTCCCTGCGGCACAACGAGCTCGTCGGCTGGTCCTGGCTGTTCACCCCCCATGTCTGGCACCTGGGCGCGGAGGCGGCGACACCGGTACGGGCGTACGAGTTCGACGCCACGGCCGTCCGGATGATGTGCAAGGAGGACCCGGACCTGGGGCGGGCCGTCGGCCAGTGGGTCGGCGACGTGCTCGCCCACCGGCTGCGCTCCACCCGGACCCGCCTGCTCGACCTGTACGCCCCGTGGGGCGCCGGCAGCGCCGTCTGA